The proteins below come from a single Cetobacterium somerae ATCC BAA-474 genomic window:
- a CDS encoding PTS fructose transporter subunit IIABC, whose product MLDKMLVKDCIKLNLNAKSKIEVIDELVDVLYNAGRLNDKDEFRKTILNREEQSSTGLEEGIAIPHGKSSSVKIPTVAFGLSKEGIDYDSLDGEPSKLFFMIAAPADATDSHIETLSQLTSLLLDDDIREQLLKVKTEQEVLDILLKEDNVGEELVPPKEEDNDYQVLAVTACPTGIAHTYMAAEALNKKAKEMGIKIKVETNGSTGVKNHLTDEEIKNAKGIIIAADKNVEMARFNGKHVEIVGVKEGIKRPQELIQKALDQTAPVYSNKETKTSSGTSERKGFYKHLMSGVSNMLPFVVGGGILIAISFIFGIKASDPTDPSFSPIAKLLMDIGGGNAFFLMVPVLAGFIGMSIADRPGFAPAMVGGLISANNGGGFLGGLVGGFLGGYVILFLKKVFAKLPEKLEGIKPVLLYPLFGILITGVLMYTVVISPVAAVNGGITNFLNSLGTGNLILLGAIVGGMMAIDMGGPINKAAFTFGIAAIAAGNYYPHAAVMAGGMTPPLGIALATTFFKNKFSKEEREAGLTNYIMGASFITEGAIPFAAADPIRVIPSCVIGSALAGGLSMAFKCQLPAPHGGLFVLPIITNPMMYLLSVVIGAFVTCILIGITKPTKNI is encoded by the coding sequence ATGTTAGATAAAATGTTAGTAAAAGATTGTATAAAATTAAATTTAAATGCTAAAAGTAAAATTGAAGTTATTGATGAACTTGTCGATGTTCTTTACAATGCTGGTAGACTTAATGATAAAGATGAATTTAGAAAAACTATTTTAAATAGAGAGGAGCAAAGTTCTACTGGTTTAGAAGAAGGTATTGCTATCCCTCACGGAAAATCATCATCTGTTAAAATTCCTACTGTTGCATTTGGACTTTCTAAAGAAGGAATTGATTATGATTCTTTAGATGGTGAGCCATCTAAATTATTTTTCATGATTGCTGCTCCCGCTGATGCTACTGATTCACATATTGAAACATTATCTCAACTGACATCTCTTTTATTAGATGATGATATTAGAGAACAGCTTTTAAAAGTAAAAACAGAGCAAGAAGTTCTAGATATTCTTTTAAAAGAGGATAATGTAGGAGAAGAACTTGTCCCGCCTAAAGAGGAGGATAATGATTATCAAGTACTTGCAGTAACTGCTTGTCCAACTGGAATTGCTCACACATATATGGCCGCTGAAGCTTTAAACAAAAAAGCTAAAGAGATGGGAATTAAAATCAAAGTAGAAACTAATGGATCTACAGGAGTTAAAAACCACCTTACGGATGAAGAGATTAAAAATGCAAAAGGAATTATAATTGCTGCTGATAAAAATGTTGAAATGGCTAGATTTAACGGAAAGCATGTTGAAATTGTTGGAGTTAAAGAGGGAATTAAAAGACCTCAAGAGTTAATTCAAAAAGCTTTAGATCAAACTGCACCAGTGTATTCAAATAAAGAAACAAAAACATCTTCTGGAACTAGTGAAAGAAAGGGATTCTATAAGCATTTAATGAGTGGGGTTTCTAATATGCTGCCATTCGTTGTTGGTGGAGGTATTTTAATTGCAATATCTTTCATATTCGGTATAAAGGCATCTGATCCTACTGATCCAAGTTTTAGTCCAATCGCTAAACTTTTAATGGATATTGGTGGTGGAAATGCTTTCTTCTTAATGGTTCCAGTTCTTGCAGGATTTATAGGAATGAGTATTGCAGATAGACCTGGATTTGCTCCCGCTATGGTTGGAGGTTTAATTTCTGCTAATAATGGTGGTGGTTTCCTTGGTGGTTTAGTTGGAGGTTTCCTTGGTGGTTATGTTATTCTATTCTTAAAAAAGGTATTCGCTAAACTTCCTGAAAAACTAGAAGGAATTAAGCCTGTTCTTTTATATCCTTTATTTGGAATTTTAATAACTGGTGTTCTTATGTATACTGTTGTTATATCTCCAGTTGCTGCTGTAAATGGTGGAATTACTAATTTCTTAAATTCTCTTGGTACTGGTAACCTTATCTTATTAGGAGCTATTGTTGGTGGTATGATGGCTATTGATATGGGAGGTCCTATCAATAAAGCCGCTTTTACATTTGGTATTGCTGCTATTGCTGCTGGAAACTATTATCCACATGCTGCTGTTATGGCTGGTGGTATGACTCCACCTTTAGGAATCGCTTTAGCAACTACTTTCTTTAAAAATAAATTCTCTAAAGAGGAAAGAGAAGCTGGTTTAACTAACTATATAATGGGAGCATCTTTTATTACTGAGGGAGCTATTCCTTTTGCTGCTGCTGATCCAATTAGAGTTATTCCTAGTTGTGTTATAGGTTCTGCTCTAGCTGGTGGTCTATCAATGGCATTCAAATGTCAATTGCCTGCACCTCACGGTGGATTATTTGTTTTACCTATTATTACAAATCCAATGATGTATCTATTATCTGTTGTTATTGGTGCTTTTGTAACATGTATTTTAATCGGTATAACTAAACCTACTAAAAATATATAA
- a CDS encoding glycerol-3-phosphate responsive antiterminator, which produces MNSNFEKILIKNNKILAVKDLQTLEKALLSSSKIIFLLSSDICSIEETTRLIKASGKLCFIHLDMIQGLNTKDNSAIDYLKDNTFADGVITTKSQVAKYAHKIGFLVIMRCFLIDSLSLTTTEKLFNETYIDAIEILPGVMPKIIEQISKQSSIPIIAGGLISDHEDVNLALKSGAVAISTTKLNIIN; this is translated from the coding sequence ATGAACTCAAATTTTGAAAAGATTTTAATCAAAAATAACAAGATACTTGCTGTAAAGGACCTACAAACTTTAGAAAAAGCTCTTTTAAGCTCCTCTAAGATAATATTTCTTCTAAGTAGTGATATTTGCTCTATTGAAGAAACTACTCGTCTTATCAAAGCAAGTGGAAAACTATGCTTTATACACCTTGATATGATTCAAGGCTTAAATACTAAAGATAATTCTGCTATTGACTATTTGAAAGATAATACTTTTGCAGATGGAGTCATAACTACAAAATCTCAAGTAGCTAAATATGCACATAAAATTGGCTTTTTAGTTATTATGAGGTGTTTCTTAATAGACTCTTTATCTTTAACTACTACTGAAAAACTTTTTAATGAAACATATATCGATGCAATTGAAATTCTACCTGGAGTTATGCCTAAAATTATTGAACAAATTTCAAAGCAAAGCTCTATTCCAATTATTGCTGGTGGACTTATCTCCGATCATGAAGATGTCAATCTAGCTTTAAAAAGCGGAGCTGTAGCTATATCTACAACAAAACTAAATATTATAAATTAG